One window of Candidatus Nitrospira kreftii genomic DNA carries:
- a CDS encoding thiamine (pyrimidine moiety) biosynthesis protein, whose translation MIGRPSQPDLGNTSVGKSDDSGPCKESAAFPAFGKAAFLLARAAVAGCYDNYERISHMSIQTHTHGSGNGNGVVTSSVPLTTTPFPASRKIYVHGVHPGVRVPMREISLNSTKETNGTQSSNDPVIVYDTSGPYTDSSIRIEIRQGLEPLRRTWVTSRQDVEELPEVSSAYGRMRAADPKLTELRFQHIRKPLRAKAGRNVTQLHYARKGIITPEMEFIAIRENQSRETAGQINNQNTRGSGVTQHPGFAWGASIPHAITPEFVRDEVARGRAIIPSNINHPESEPMIIGRNFLVKINSNIGNSAVASSIEEEVEKMIWSTRWGADTVMDLSTGKNIHETREWIIRNSPVPIGTVPIYQALEKVNGKAEDLTWEIFRDTLIEQAEQGVDYFTIHAGVRLAYVPMTAKRMTGIVSRGGSIHAKWCLAHHQENFAYTHFEEICEIMKAYDVAFSLGDGLRPGSIADANDDAQFAELDTLGELTKIAWRHDVQVMIEGPGHVPMHMIQTNMEKQLQTCHEAPFYTLGPLTTDIAPGYDHITSGIGAAMIGWYGCAMLCYVTPKEHLGLPTRDDVKTGVITYKIAAHAADLAKGHPGAQARDNALSKARFEFRWEDQFNLSLDPETAQQFHDETLPDNAAKVSHFCSMCGPHFCSMKITQDVREYAAQLQVDEQQAIQIGMKEKSEEFKKTGSEIYR comes from the coding sequence ATGATCGGACGACCCTCACAACCTGACCTGGGTAATACCAGCGTAGGGAAGTCGGACGACAGCGGACCCTGTAAAGAGTCAGCCGCGTTCCCGGCTTTTGGGAAAGCGGCTTTTTTATTGGCACGAGCCGCGGTCGCAGGTTGCTACGACAACTACGAAAGGATCTCACATATGAGCATCCAGACACATACACACGGATCCGGCAACGGAAACGGAGTGGTCACTTCGTCTGTTCCGCTGACCACCACGCCGTTTCCCGCATCGCGTAAGATTTATGTACATGGTGTACATCCGGGCGTTCGTGTCCCGATGCGGGAAATCAGTCTGAATTCGACAAAAGAAACGAATGGCACGCAATCGAGTAACGATCCCGTGATCGTCTACGACACGTCGGGGCCTTATACAGATTCCTCTATCAGGATCGAAATCCGCCAGGGACTCGAACCACTGCGACGCACCTGGGTCACCAGCCGACAAGATGTCGAGGAACTTCCGGAAGTCAGCTCTGCCTATGGTCGAATGCGCGCAGCAGACCCGAAGCTGACTGAACTGAGGTTTCAACACATCCGCAAGCCTTTGCGGGCAAAAGCAGGCAGGAACGTTACTCAACTTCATTACGCCCGGAAAGGGATCATCACTCCCGAAATGGAATTCATTGCCATTCGTGAAAACCAGTCTCGTGAGACTGCAGGTCAAATAAACAACCAGAATACCCGTGGCAGCGGTGTAACACAGCATCCGGGATTTGCCTGGGGTGCCTCCATTCCTCACGCGATCACGCCAGAGTTCGTCCGAGACGAGGTAGCTCGCGGCCGCGCAATCATCCCCTCGAACATCAACCATCCGGAAAGCGAGCCAATGATCATCGGCCGGAACTTTCTCGTGAAGATCAACTCCAACATCGGCAATTCCGCCGTCGCCTCATCCATCGAAGAAGAAGTTGAGAAGATGATCTGGTCAACGCGCTGGGGTGCCGATACCGTCATGGACTTATCGACCGGCAAAAACATTCACGAAACCCGTGAATGGATCATCCGCAATTCACCGGTGCCGATCGGAACCGTACCGATTTATCAAGCGCTCGAAAAAGTGAACGGCAAGGCGGAAGATCTCACGTGGGAAATTTTCCGTGACACGCTGATCGAGCAAGCAGAACAGGGCGTCGACTATTTCACGATTCACGCCGGCGTGCGCTTGGCCTACGTGCCGATGACGGCCAAACGCATGACCGGGATTGTTTCGCGCGGTGGTTCGATCCACGCAAAATGGTGCCTGGCCCACCATCAGGAAAACTTCGCGTACACGCACTTCGAAGAAATCTGTGAGATCATGAAGGCCTACGACGTTGCCTTCAGCCTGGGGGATGGGCTCCGGCCAGGATCCATCGCCGATGCTAACGACGACGCGCAGTTTGCCGAGCTCGACACTTTAGGCGAGCTGACGAAGATTGCCTGGCGGCATGATGTACAGGTAATGATTGAAGGTCCCGGCCATGTCCCGATGCATATGATTCAAACCAACATGGAAAAGCAGCTCCAGACCTGTCACGAAGCCCCATTTTACACACTTGGCCCGCTGACGACCGACATTGCTCCCGGCTACGACCACATTACGTCCGGCATCGGTGCTGCAATGATCGGCTGGTACGGCTGCGCCATGCTCTGCTACGTCACCCCCAAAGAGCATTTAGGATTGCCGACTCGCGATGACGTCAAGACCGGCGTCATTACCTATAAAATCGCGGCCCACGCGGCTGACCTGGCAAAAGGTCATCCTGGAGCCCAAGCCCGCGATAACGCGTTGTCGAAAGCGCGGTTCGAGTTCCGATGGGAAGACCAGTTCAATCTCTCGCTCGATCCGGAAACCGCGCAGCAGTTCCATGACGAAACACTGCCGGACAACGCGGCTAAAGTCTCACATTTCTGCTCTATGTGCGGTCCTCATTTTTGTTCCATGAAAATCACGCAGGACGTTCGAGAGTATGCCGCGCAGCTCCAA